A genomic segment from Candidatus Dependentiae bacterium encodes:
- a CDS encoding ABC transporter ATP-binding protein, translating to EGDGEVRDFPGNYSQYRQWQKEKEIIAAEEKSSEASRQAPAHNQKRKLGYKEQREFEMLEKELESLEKEKKEISEKLSSANMPFEELQKLSGRIAEITILIDQKELRWLELSE from the coding sequence TGAAGGAGATGGAGAGGTCAGGGATTTTCCTGGAAATTATTCGCAATACAGGCAATGGCAAAAAGAAAAGGAAATCATTGCGGCAGAAGAAAAAAGTTCAGAAGCTTCAAGGCAGGCTCCTGCTCACAATCAGAAGCGGAAACTGGGTTACAAAGAACAAAGAGAATTTGAAATGCTTGAAAAAGAACTGGAAAGCCTCGAAAAAGAAAAAAAAGAAATATCAGAAAAGCTTTCCTCTGCCAACATGCCTTTTGAAGAATTACAAAAATTATCCGGCCGAATTGCAGAAATCACTATCCTCATTGATCAAAAAGAATTGCGCTGGCTGGAATTGAGTGAATAA